One stretch of Candidatus Sulfotelmatobacter sp. DNA includes these proteins:
- a CDS encoding PilT/PilU family type 4a pilus ATPase translates to MAAPTIAPITVALEGFSGTGRVATPALLGAMLRAAEKISDLIFSPGRPPQVQVYGQMIPVQVPGLTFLTPDDTRHIAADLIGDNKQAITTLREHGACDISFGLSGVARFRVNIFIQRGSCAVVMRVIPTAIPDFAALRLPPQLTDVTKLRDGIVLVTGAAGSGKSSTLAVLLDAINREKYYHIITVEDPIEFLHNHKCSTIHQRELHSDTPSFAHALRSAMRQAPKVILVGEMCDRETIEIVLEAAETGHLVFSSVNTVDTSKTVERVVSSFSPAEQQSVRERFAKSFRYIVCQRLISKQDRSGRVAAFEILKANARTRECIEKGERENKCLLDAIKAGVSEGMQHFDGEIAQLVQDRVIDLETGLSFASNPGALGQELAR, encoded by the coding sequence ATGGCAGCACCGACCATTGCCCCGATTACCGTTGCGTTAGAAGGTTTTTCTGGAACCGGCAGAGTCGCCACCCCAGCGCTGCTGGGGGCCATGCTGCGCGCCGCAGAGAAAATCAGCGACCTGATCTTCTCCCCCGGGCGCCCGCCGCAGGTCCAGGTCTACGGCCAGATGATTCCGGTGCAGGTGCCGGGGCTCACCTTTCTAACGCCCGACGACACACGCCACATCGCCGCCGACCTGATTGGGGACAACAAGCAGGCCATTACCACCCTGCGCGAGCATGGAGCTTGCGACATCTCTTTCGGATTGTCTGGCGTAGCCCGTTTCCGCGTCAACATTTTCATTCAGCGCGGCAGTTGCGCGGTGGTGATGCGAGTGATTCCTACGGCCATTCCGGACTTCGCGGCGTTGCGGCTGCCGCCACAGCTTACAGATGTCACCAAACTGAGAGATGGAATCGTGCTGGTGACGGGGGCGGCGGGCTCGGGCAAATCGTCCACTCTGGCGGTGCTGCTCGACGCCATCAACCGCGAGAAGTACTACCACATCATCACCGTCGAAGATCCGATCGAGTTTTTGCACAATCACAAGTGTTCCACGATTCATCAGCGGGAGCTGCACAGCGACACGCCTAGTTTTGCCCACGCCTTGCGGTCGGCGATGCGGCAGGCTCCGAAAGTCATTCTGGTCGGTGAGATGTGCGACCGGGAGACGATTGAGATCGTGCTGGAGGCAGCCGAGACCGGGCACTTAGTGTTCTCCAGCGTCAACACAGTCGACACATCGAAAACAGTGGAGCGAGTCGTCAGCTCGTTCTCGCCGGCGGAGCAGCAGTCAGTGCGTGAGCGTTTTGCCAAGTCGTTCCGCTATATCGTCTGTCAGCGCCTGATTTCGAAGCAAGATCGCAGCGGACGCGTCGCTGCGTTCGAAATTCTGAAAGCGAACGCCCGCACTCGCGAGTGCATAGAAAAAGGGGAGCGCGAAAACAAGTGTTTGCTCGATGCCATCAAAGCCGGCGTGTCTGAGGGGATGCAGCATTTCGATGGCGAGATTGCGCAACTGGTTCAGGATCGCGTGATTGATCTTGAAACTGGCCTGTCGTTCGCCAGCAATCCCGGAGCGCTGGGCCAGGAACTGGCCCGGTAA
- the glp gene encoding gephyrin-like molybdotransferase Glp, translating into MSATPVNSTVLRFEDARRVVEERAALVRVRETESVDLISAAGRALAESVVADRDLPPFPRSTRDGYAVRSTDLSEVPTTLTVIAEIKAGEKLENIPANIGRGQTASIMTGAPVPAGADAVVMVEHTSQRGQRVEISRGAAPGENIVPCGAEARAGSVLVDRGARLNEAAIALAASVGKSRLQVHKRPKVAVLITGDEIVDVDATPGPTQIRNSNSYSLAAQIRQAGGEPVLLPVATDEAKGLRRLIEEGLKSDLLLLTGGVSMGRYDLVEQVLSELRAEFFFTGAKIQPGRPVVFGKCGAVGRETPTYFFGLPGNPVSTMVTFELFARPMLEALAGVSPRTLRFLHARLKKEIRVKTGLKRFLPAMLSGEFEHSQVELVEWQGSGDIAATARANCYIVVPDDRERILAEEFVAVMLR; encoded by the coding sequence ATGTCCGCCACGCCCGTAAACTCCACGGTTCTGCGCTTTGAAGACGCCCGCAGAGTGGTCGAGGAGCGGGCGGCGCTGGTTCGAGTTCGGGAAACGGAATCCGTCGATCTGATCTCCGCTGCCGGCCGCGCGCTTGCCGAATCCGTTGTGGCGGATCGCGACTTGCCTCCTTTCCCGCGGTCCACTCGTGATGGCTATGCCGTGCGCTCGACGGACTTGAGTGAAGTTCCTACAACGCTCACGGTGATCGCTGAAATCAAAGCGGGAGAGAAGCTGGAGAACATTCCGGCGAACATCGGCCGGGGGCAGACCGCATCGATCATGACTGGGGCCCCAGTTCCCGCTGGCGCGGACGCGGTAGTGATGGTCGAGCACACATCGCAGCGGGGGCAACGAGTCGAGATCAGTAGAGGTGCCGCGCCGGGAGAAAATATTGTTCCCTGCGGGGCCGAGGCGCGGGCGGGAAGTGTTTTGGTCGATCGCGGCGCCCGATTGAATGAGGCGGCGATTGCGCTGGCAGCTTCTGTGGGCAAATCGCGTTTGCAGGTTCACAAGCGCCCGAAAGTGGCTGTACTGATCACCGGGGACGAGATCGTGGATGTCGACGCAACACCCGGCCCTACGCAGATTCGCAACTCGAACAGCTATTCGCTGGCCGCACAGATACGACAGGCTGGCGGCGAGCCCGTGCTGCTGCCCGTGGCTACGGACGAAGCAAAGGGTCTGCGAAGGTTGATCGAGGAAGGACTGAAGTCCGACCTGCTGCTGCTGACGGGCGGCGTCTCTATGGGCCGGTACGATTTGGTTGAGCAGGTCTTGTCGGAATTGCGCGCTGAATTCTTTTTCACTGGCGCGAAAATTCAGCCCGGCCGTCCCGTCGTATTCGGCAAGTGTGGTGCGGTCGGCCGCGAAACTCCGACATATTTCTTCGGCCTCCCCGGAAATCCGGTCTCAACTATGGTGACTTTCGAACTGTTCGCGCGGCCCATGCTTGAGGCGCTTGCGGGCGTGTCGCCGCGCACACTGAGATTTCTACATGCACGCCTGAAGAAGGAAATCCGGGTGAAGACGGGGCTCAAACGTTTTCTTCCCGCGATGCTCTCCGGAGAATTCGAACACTCGCAAGTCGAGTTGGTGGAATGGCAAGGATCGGGCGACATCGCCGCCACTGCTCGCGCCAATTGCTATATCGTTGTACCCGACGACCGGGAGCGGATTCTGGCGGAAGAGTTTGTTGCAGTGATGCTGCGTTGA
- the moaC gene encoding cyclic pyranopterin monophosphate synthase MoaC, which yields MAKKLSHYDGAGRARMVDVSGKSATKREAEASAFVAMTPAVLAALPQNPKGDALEVARIAGIMAAKRTAELIPMCHPLPLALVDVELRLCENGVAITSKAATTAETGVEMEALVAASVAALTVYDMCKGVDKSIAIREIVLERKSGGKSGEYRRTK from the coding sequence ATGGCGAAGAAATTATCCCATTATGACGGGGCGGGACGGGCGCGCATGGTGGACGTTTCGGGCAAGTCGGCGACGAAGCGCGAGGCTGAGGCCAGCGCATTCGTCGCGATGACTCCGGCGGTGCTCGCGGCGCTGCCGCAAAATCCCAAGGGCGATGCGCTCGAAGTGGCGCGCATCGCCGGCATCATGGCGGCGAAGCGTACGGCCGAATTGATTCCTATGTGTCATCCCTTGCCGCTGGCGCTCGTTGATGTCGAGTTGCGGCTGTGCGAGAATGGCGTCGCCATCACCTCTAAAGCCGCGACTACGGCGGAAACCGGCGTCGAAATGGAGGCCCTGGTCGCCGCCAGCGTGGCCGCGCTCACTGTCTACGATATGTGCAAGGGCGTGGACAAGAGCATTGCGATTCGCGAAATTGTGTTGGAACGGAAAAGCGGCGGCAAGAGCGGAGAGTATCGGCGCACGAAGTAG
- a CDS encoding response regulator produces the protein MTANGMANNVKLLVVDDNPMVLAMLQQALTPLAQVTTATDAADALLKAVDDTPDLLVCDYKMPGMDGRQLVEKLKSRPATANFSTVLMASKADIAERLSPVDAADDYLEKPFFLKDATRRIKRLIDRLALEKMAKTAPKDGVVRGSLTQMNVIDLMQSLEMGRKSCQLSLSNEGDECEVFFVEGQVKHATYGDLVGDPAVFKVLRWTGGNFQLDFEGKTNKETTQLNTQGLLMEGLRLLDESSREGGGETEAAQAEAPVAATPPASAPAPAPSTAPAAGRREEEEDVLLDG, from the coding sequence ATGACTGCAAACGGAATGGCGAATAACGTCAAGCTGCTCGTGGTGGACGACAATCCGATGGTACTGGCGATGTTGCAGCAGGCGCTGACCCCGCTGGCGCAGGTCACGACAGCGACCGACGCCGCCGACGCACTCCTGAAAGCTGTTGATGATACTCCCGATCTGCTGGTGTGCGATTACAAAATGCCCGGGATGGATGGACGGCAACTGGTCGAAAAACTGAAGAGCCGGCCGGCGACGGCTAATTTTTCGACCGTGTTGATGGCCAGTAAAGCGGATATCGCGGAGCGGCTCTCGCCCGTGGACGCGGCGGATGACTATCTGGAGAAGCCGTTTTTTCTGAAAGATGCCACGCGGCGCATCAAACGTTTGATTGACCGGCTGGCTTTGGAGAAAATGGCGAAGACCGCGCCGAAAGATGGCGTGGTGCGTGGCAGTCTCACCCAGATGAACGTGATCGATCTGATGCAGTCGCTCGAGATGGGACGCAAGAGTTGCCAGCTTTCGCTGAGCAATGAAGGTGATGAATGCGAAGTATTTTTTGTCGAAGGCCAGGTGAAACACGCGACCTACGGAGATCTGGTGGGCGATCCGGCTGTGTTCAAAGTGCTGCGCTGGACGGGCGGAAATTTCCAGCTCGACTTCGAAGGCAAGACCAATAAAGAAACCACGCAACTCAATACTCAGGGACTGCTGATGGAAGGGCTGCGATTGCTCGACGAATCCTCGCGCGAGGGCGGTGGGGAAACGGAAGCGGCGCAGGCTGAGGCGCCTGTCGCCGCGACGCCGCCAGCAAGTGCACCAGCGCCGGCTCCGAGTACGGCGCCGGCCGCGGGCCGACGGGAAGAAGAGGAAGATGTTCTCCTCGATGGTTAA
- a CDS encoding MogA/MoaB family molybdenum cofactor biosynthesis protein, whose protein sequence is MTGKPSAAEPHGLTVAVVTISDSCARGERQDASGPAVAQLLEKLHFSVEVRVVVPDDPIQIQNLLIRLGREVRLVVTTGGTGIAERDFTPEATTAVCDRMLDGVAELMRRVGSQKTPFAALSRGVCGVRGKALILNLPGSPAGAVESLEAVAGLIPHAIELLGGKTEHE, encoded by the coding sequence ATGACGGGTAAACCATCGGCGGCTGAGCCACACGGACTGACCGTTGCGGTTGTGACAATCAGCGATTCTTGCGCTCGCGGGGAACGCCAGGACGCATCTGGTCCGGCGGTGGCGCAACTTCTTGAGAAGCTTCACTTCTCGGTGGAAGTGCGCGTAGTCGTTCCGGACGATCCCATACAAATTCAAAATCTGCTGATTCGGCTGGGGCGCGAGGTGCGGCTCGTCGTGACTACCGGCGGAACGGGGATCGCTGAGCGCGATTTCACGCCAGAAGCGACTACGGCGGTGTGCGATCGGATGCTTGACGGCGTGGCGGAGCTGATGCGTCGCGTGGGTTCGCAGAAGACTCCGTTTGCGGCGCTGAGCCGGGGCGTATGTGGAGTACGGGGGAAAGCTTTGATTCTGAATCTGCCGGGGAGTCCTGCGGGGGCGGTGGAGTCATTGGAGGCCGTGGCAGGGCTGATTCCGCATGCGATTGAGTTACTGGGTGGGAAGACCGAGCACGAGTAG
- a CDS encoding amidohydrolase family protein, with translation MPKLFLTLWLLAATLATAQQYDLVLEGGRVIDPETSLDAIRNVGIRDGKIARISVTPLNGRRIIPAAGLVVAPGFIDLHQHAQEITSQRVKAFDGVTTALEMEIGAPDVTQFLNRKQGHSLINYGTTASHVAARSLIFGDPLPEGTILPQSGPATDRHATPEQIARIQQRLRDEIDAGALGVGMGIAYTPGATRLEVIDIFRVAAERKLPVYTHVRGAGLVEPGSAIESVEEVIGAAAITGAPLHVVHINSTCLADSMECLSLIEGARARGLDVTAEAYPYIAGMTAINSAVFNPGWREQQGIDYGNLVLPETGEHLTKERFEQLHASSKKQWVLIFANKQATVDAIIPNPLVMIASDGIEGHPRNAGTYSRIIAQYVREKKTLTLMEAIRKMSLMPAQMLERSTPFARQKGRLHEGADADIVVFDPQTIADRSTFEKPMEPSVGVHYELVGGTVLIDDGQLVPDVFPGRAILGPGKAK, from the coding sequence ATGCCGAAATTGTTCCTGACTCTCTGGCTTCTCGCTGCCACTCTCGCCACAGCCCAGCAATATGACCTCGTCCTCGAAGGCGGCCGCGTCATCGATCCTGAAACCTCACTCGATGCCATCCGCAACGTTGGCATACGCGACGGAAAAATCGCCCGCATCTCCGTGACTCCGCTGAACGGACGCCGCATCATCCCCGCCGCCGGCCTCGTCGTAGCCCCCGGCTTCATCGACCTGCACCAGCACGCCCAGGAAATTACGAGCCAGCGCGTGAAGGCCTTCGACGGCGTAACCACCGCGCTGGAAATGGAAATCGGCGCGCCCGACGTGACCCAGTTTCTAAACCGAAAGCAGGGACACTCGCTCATCAACTACGGCACTACCGCCAGTCACGTCGCCGCCCGCTCTCTAATTTTCGGCGACCCCTTGCCGGAAGGAACCATCCTTCCCCAGAGCGGTCCCGCCACCGATCGGCACGCTACTCCCGAGCAAATCGCCCGCATTCAGCAGCGCCTGCGTGACGAGATCGATGCCGGAGCTCTCGGCGTCGGCATGGGCATTGCATACACTCCCGGCGCCACGCGCCTCGAAGTCATCGACATTTTCCGCGTTGCCGCCGAGCGTAAGCTGCCGGTCTACACCCACGTTCGCGGTGCGGGCCTCGTCGAGCCCGGGTCCGCGATTGAGTCCGTCGAAGAAGTTATCGGCGCCGCGGCGATTACCGGCGCTCCTCTGCACGTTGTTCACATCAATAGCACTTGCCTGGCCGACTCGATGGAATGCCTTTCGCTGATCGAAGGTGCGCGCGCCCGCGGCCTCGACGTCACCGCCGAAGCCTATCCTTACATCGCCGGCATGACCGCTATCAATTCCGCGGTGTTCAATCCCGGCTGGCGCGAACAGCAGGGCATCGACTACGGCAATCTCGTTCTTCCCGAGACTGGCGAGCACCTTACGAAAGAGCGCTTCGAGCAGCTGCATGCCTCTAGCAAGAAGCAGTGGGTTCTCATCTTCGCCAACAAGCAGGCTACCGTCGACGCCATCATCCCCAACCCGCTGGTCATGATCGCCAGCGACGGCATCGAAGGCCATCCCCGCAACGCCGGAACTTATTCGCGCATCATCGCGCAATATGTCCGGGAGAAAAAGACGCTCACCCTAATGGAAGCGATTCGCAAAATGAGTCTGATGCCCGCGCAGATGCTGGAGCGCTCCACCCCCTTCGCGCGCCAGAAAGGACGTCTCCACGAAGGCGCCGACGCCGACATCGTCGTCTTCGATCCCCAAACCATCGCCGACCGCTCCACGTTCGAGAAACCTATGGAACCAAGTGTCGGTGTGCACTACGAACTGGTCGGAGGAACAGTATTGATTGACGACGGCCAACTCGTCCCTGATGTTTTCCCCGGCCGAGCGATTCTGGGCCCAGGGAAAGCGAAGTAA
- a CDS encoding VTT domain-containing protein — MKTIGHILARYTAWILGMMKVLGIWGVFVIAFADSALLGMPVDFVVATYVYQDRRRMLLYIAMASLGSALGSIPLYLVGYLGGEKVLRKRISEERFQKIHRSFEEHEFWALMFPGMLPPPLPFKIFVLAAAVFEMRFRDFLVAIFLGRCVRFGVLSALVLWFGPQILGLLGGAVKQHWVWIVGTVVAGVCLWLAIRLRRDSAAGSN, encoded by the coding sequence TTGAAAACCATCGGACACATCCTGGCTCGCTACACGGCGTGGATCCTGGGCATGATGAAGGTGCTGGGGATCTGGGGCGTCTTTGTGATTGCCTTCGCCGATAGCGCGCTCTTGGGGATGCCGGTAGATTTTGTGGTCGCCACCTACGTTTATCAGGACCGGAGGCGGATGCTGCTGTACATTGCAATGGCTTCGCTGGGATCGGCGCTGGGGAGCATTCCGCTGTATCTGGTGGGCTATCTGGGCGGAGAGAAAGTGCTGCGCAAGCGAATTTCGGAAGAGCGCTTTCAGAAGATTCATCGATCGTTCGAGGAACATGAATTCTGGGCATTGATGTTTCCGGGGATGTTGCCGCCGCCGTTGCCGTTCAAGATTTTCGTCTTAGCTGCGGCTGTGTTTGAGATGCGGTTTCGCGATTTTTTGGTGGCGATTTTTCTGGGAAGGTGTGTGCGCTTCGGCGTGCTGTCGGCGCTCGTGCTCTGGTTTGGGCCGCAGATTTTGGGATTGTTGGGTGGAGCGGTGAAGCAGCACTGGGTTTGGATCGTTGGGACGGTTGTAGCGGGAGTGTGCTTGTGGCTCGCGATACGGCTGCGGCGCGATTCTGCGGCGGGCTCTAACTAA
- a CDS encoding DUF6580 family putative transport protein translates to MLAYVFVVFALVFRFIPHPMAFTPVGASLLFFGARAPRRRLWIPLALLAASDLILTMLVYRYPFSWDHLVTWAWYAAMLWLGTTLRQNAGAFRILGSALGGSIVFFVVSNFAVWLAWEMYPRTFAGLMTCYEAGIPFFRRAVAGDLLFTAAMFATPFAITAVSERLHKADPTAA, encoded by the coding sequence ATGTTGGCCTACGTATTTGTTGTATTCGCGTTAGTGTTCCGGTTCATCCCGCATCCCATGGCATTCACTCCTGTGGGCGCATCGCTTCTGTTTTTCGGAGCTCGCGCGCCGCGCCGTCGCCTTTGGATTCCGCTCGCGCTCCTCGCTGCCTCCGACTTAATCCTGACCATGCTTGTCTACCGCTATCCTTTCAGCTGGGATCATCTTGTAACCTGGGCGTGGTATGCCGCCATGCTCTGGCTGGGTACGACTCTCAGGCAGAACGCCGGGGCGTTTCGGATTCTGGGTTCCGCGCTCGGCGGGTCGATCGTGTTTTTTGTAGTAAGTAACTTCGCGGTCTGGCTTGCCTGGGAAATGTATCCGCGCACCTTCGCTGGCCTGATGACCTGCTATGAAGCCGGCATCCCATTCTTCCGCCGCGCCGTTGCTGGCGACTTGCTGTTCACCGCCGCAATGTTCGCCACTCCGTTCGCAATTACCGCCGTTTCGGAACGGCTGCACAAAGCCGACCCCACCGCCGCCTAA
- a CDS encoding metal-dependent hydrolase — protein MTHRSPAQYNSSNQLEPITHFLTGACLGRAGFNRKTALATLTMTLAAEAPDLDVLESFRGSAFGFAHHRGFTHSFLGVPLDALIVVGFVYLIWRIRGRKIGLNENDPSLRPRWGLLCVYACIAGLSHILLDFTNNYGVRPFWPFSEKWYSWDIVFIVEPVMLAFLILGLIIPSLFGLIDREIGARSHGPRGRLSATLALIGVVLMWGVRDYEHRRAVHALEARTYHGADPLRASAYPKWVDPFHWDGVVETPAFFALAPVNSLTPEVDPEGRMEIRYKPEETPVTLAAKKSYIGRVFLDWAQYPITETETLPPPKPGYIVLFQDLRYAGISRSLSRGRGGLSKAVELDQNLHVVGDVFETKNGQIVVREPGPFWPTD, from the coding sequence GTGACGCATCGCAGCCCAGCACAATACAATTCCTCGAACCAATTGGAACCGATTACTCACTTTCTGACCGGCGCCTGCCTGGGACGCGCCGGCTTCAACCGCAAGACCGCCCTGGCTACGCTCACCATGACGCTCGCCGCCGAGGCGCCCGACCTGGATGTGCTCGAAAGTTTTCGCGGGTCGGCCTTTGGTTTCGCCCACCATCGCGGCTTCACCCACTCTTTCCTCGGAGTTCCGCTCGACGCCCTGATCGTAGTCGGCTTCGTCTATCTCATCTGGCGCATCCGTGGACGCAAAATTGGATTGAACGAAAACGATCCTAGCCTCCGGCCGCGCTGGGGCCTGCTTTGCGTTTATGCCTGCATCGCCGGATTGAGCCACATCCTGCTCGACTTCACCAACAATTACGGCGTTCGCCCCTTCTGGCCCTTTTCCGAGAAGTGGTATTCCTGGGACATCGTCTTCATCGTCGAGCCGGTCATGCTGGCATTTCTGATCTTGGGACTGATTATCCCCTCGCTCTTCGGATTGATCGACCGCGAAATCGGCGCGCGCAGTCATGGTCCTCGTGGCCGCCTCTCTGCCACACTCGCGCTGATCGGCGTCGTGCTGATGTGGGGAGTGCGCGACTACGAACACCGCCGCGCAGTCCATGCACTCGAAGCCCGCACCTATCACGGTGCCGATCCCCTGCGCGCCTCGGCCTATCCAAAATGGGTCGATCCCTTTCACTGGGACGGCGTGGTCGAGACGCCTGCCTTCTTCGCGCTCGCCCCGGTGAATTCGCTCACGCCTGAGGTTGATCCTGAAGGCCGCATGGAAATTCGCTATAAACCAGAGGAGACTCCGGTCACGCTCGCTGCCAAAAAATCTTACATCGGCCGCGTTTTCCTGGATTGGGCGCAATATCCCATCACCGAGACTGAAACTCTGCCGCCGCCGAAGCCGGGTTACATCGTTCTGTTTCAGGACCTACGCTATGCCGGTATTTCGCGTTCGCTCTCGCGCGGTCGTGGCGGCTTAAGCAAGGCTGTTGAACTCGACCAGAATCTGCATGTGGTCGGCGATGTCTTCGAGACTAAGAACGGTCAAATCGTGGTTCGCGAACCTGGGCCCTTTTGGCCCACCGATTGA
- a CDS encoding diacylglycerol kinase family protein, whose translation MRKAALLYNPDSGGSHQRRRELESALALLRVAGVDAELVPTESTRHGVEETRRAIECGCDTIFACGGDGTIHNIAQVVAHSPAALAILPLGTANALAHDIQLPLKVVEAAQASLHAVPRRIPLGRVNFADLNGNPGSRYFLVAAGIGADAHLFYKLHTGTKQRMGMGAYYAKAWQLWFNYPMTRFVAEYMEAGSDSIHRAEVTELMAVRIRNFGGVLQELAPGASLDRNDNRLVFCRTASRLAYLAYVTRGLLRLRCSVPGIDLAHSTSVACTYMPQRNSSRTPRRIYVEADGELLGTLPAEISVVPDALTLLMPPRANYFASSL comes from the coding sequence ATGCGCAAGGCTGCATTGCTCTACAATCCGGATTCCGGCGGCAGCCATCAACGCCGGCGAGAATTGGAATCCGCCCTCGCTCTCCTGAGAGTAGCGGGCGTAGACGCGGAGCTGGTTCCCACCGAGTCGACCCGTCATGGAGTGGAAGAAACCCGCCGGGCCATCGAATGCGGTTGCGATACCATTTTTGCCTGCGGTGGCGACGGCACCATTCACAACATCGCCCAAGTCGTCGCCCACTCGCCCGCGGCATTGGCTATCTTGCCCCTGGGGACGGCGAATGCCCTGGCTCACGACATTCAACTTCCACTCAAAGTAGTCGAGGCAGCCCAGGCGTCGCTGCATGCCGTGCCGCGCCGCATCCCGCTTGGCCGCGTTAACTTCGCCGATCTCAATGGAAATCCTGGATCGCGATATTTTCTGGTCGCCGCGGGAATCGGCGCCGACGCGCACCTCTTCTACAAGCTTCATACCGGAACCAAGCAGCGCATGGGCATGGGCGCCTACTATGCCAAAGCCTGGCAGCTTTGGTTTAACTATCCCATGACGCGCTTTGTCGCCGAGTACATGGAAGCCGGATCGGACTCGATCCATCGCGCCGAAGTCACCGAACTGATGGCCGTCCGCATCCGCAACTTCGGTGGAGTGCTGCAAGAACTTGCTCCCGGAGCGTCTCTCGACCGGAACGACAACCGTCTGGTTTTCTGCCGGACTGCCAGTCGCCTGGCTTATCTGGCATACGTGACTCGCGGCCTGCTGCGTCTGCGCTGTTCGGTTCCCGGCATTGATCTTGCTCACAGCACGAGCGTCGCCTGCACGTATATGCCCCAGCGGAACTCATCCCGAACGCCGCGCAGGATCTACGTGGAGGCCGATGGCGAACTCCTGGGCACGCTCCCTGCGGAAATTAGTGTCGTGCCCGATGCACTCACGCTGCTGATGCCGCCGCGCGCGAATTACTTTGCGTCGTCTCTCTAA
- a CDS encoding DUF5005 domain-containing protein, translated as MKCFAAVIIALFLCSSVAVGQCTLPGTPSAGTIDSTFDAYATQNGPGWTGADGTYSLPLPDGTNLWMWSDSYIGTVNPTTRMRSGDLFSAHNSLTILNQSTGSWTTVGYPPKTTSYFAPKSKSDWFWQGDGIVTEPTTGTYQIKIMLLEWTGAFKLVGHSVATLSWPSLSIVSITPVTGLDTSLEWGTKILQVGNYYYIYGLKDPGTNTKTPYLARTTSVNNLTNASKWQFWNAAQKKWLAGESNATAMQGVAAVTPEYSVDPMSYNGGTFYLMAGMDPQHPAYPLWDAVTTWYSCSPQGPWTNKTTVYTTPEAGANGCKVGTLVTYNAKAHMEFTDADGILMSYNVNANDSSDLVCADDYKPRFVRVQIPGVTDATDDAR; from the coding sequence ATGAAATGTTTCGCAGCCGTCATCATTGCTCTATTCCTCTGTTCATCCGTCGCCGTGGGCCAATGTACGCTGCCCGGAACTCCGTCGGCCGGCACGATCGATTCTACTTTCGACGCATACGCGACGCAGAACGGCCCTGGCTGGACCGGAGCGGACGGCACGTATTCCCTGCCTTTGCCCGACGGAACGAATCTGTGGATGTGGTCTGATTCCTATATTGGAACGGTGAATCCGACCACCCGCATGCGCAGCGGCGATCTGTTCTCGGCGCACAACTCGCTGACGATTTTGAATCAGTCCACCGGATCGTGGACCACCGTCGGCTATCCGCCAAAGACGACTTCCTACTTTGCGCCCAAAAGCAAGAGCGACTGGTTCTGGCAGGGAGACGGAATTGTCACCGAGCCGACCACGGGAACATATCAAATCAAAATCATGCTGCTGGAGTGGACCGGCGCGTTCAAGTTAGTTGGGCACTCCGTGGCAACGCTTTCGTGGCCGAGTCTCTCTATCGTTTCCATCACGCCGGTGACCGGCCTCGATACGAGCCTGGAGTGGGGAACGAAAATTCTGCAAGTCGGAAATTATTACTACATTTATGGATTGAAAGATCCGGGAACCAATACGAAGACGCCCTACCTGGCGCGGACCACCTCCGTCAACAATCTGACCAACGCCTCGAAGTGGCAGTTCTGGAATGCAGCACAAAAGAAGTGGCTGGCGGGAGAATCGAATGCCACCGCCATGCAAGGCGTGGCCGCGGTGACACCGGAATATTCCGTCGACCCAATGAGCTACAACGGGGGCACATTTTATCTAATGGCGGGGATGGATCCCCAGCACCCGGCATATCCGTTGTGGGACGCGGTGACGACCTGGTATTCATGCTCGCCGCAGGGACCGTGGACCAATAAGACCACCGTCTACACAACGCCAGAAGCAGGAGCCAATGGATGTAAAGTCGGCACTCTGGTCACGTACAACGCGAAGGCGCATATGGAATTTACCGATGCGGATGGAATTCTGATGTCCTACAACGTGAACGCCAACGACTCCTCCGATCTGGTTTGCGCCGATGACTACAAGCCCCGCTTCGTGCGCGTGCAGATACCGGGCGTTACCGACGCAACGGACGACGCCAGGTAG